In Lampris incognitus isolate fLamInc1 chromosome 13, fLamInc1.hap2, whole genome shotgun sequence, the genomic stretch ACACTTCAGGCTAATGTGCGGATGCAAAAATATTCGACATACAGGTACAACAGCAGTTCAAGTTGCACATGCACGCCAAAATGATGCAATACGACCAACATGCACAAGACCACACTCTAAATGCTAAAAGGATATTACTAAAGACTGGCGATGATTAGCTATTTGAAAAGCAGTCATCATGTCAATCAATAATAGTTGTGCTTGGAAAGTTAGAATGCCAAACATCAAATGCAGATATTATTAAGAAGAGAGATGCTAGCAAAATGAACGCCGAAAACAAAGACATTTTTGACAGGGTTGTTTTACCCATAGGAGATAGATTTGACACCAGCATCTTACCCTGAAAAaataagccacacacacacacacacataaaagatAATGATTGTTCTCTGACTTATGTCTGGCATGGGGTTGAACATTATAGCAGCTTCCCCTTATTGACACAGCTGTTATCCAAACTATAGGCTTGCCACTGCAGAAGACGGCATGCCTTTATATTGTGTCACACACCCACTAATGACAGCTTTAGTGTGGTAGTTCAGTCGGGCTGGATATGGGGTTAGGTGTGTGAGTCACGTCCTGCAGCCTCCCCCCAAGGCCACATGTCCTGCCAGCTCTCCTGCGGTGTCTGTTCCAGGGTGCACGTATCTCCCGAAAATCCAAAATCATTACTGGGTTTTGCCCAGAAATCTGACGAAGCACACCGAATGTGGCCAACATTGAaaaacactttcttttttttttgcttgtgtggaataatttctttttttttaataacactCACATGTTGATATTATTTTGTCACTTAGCCATTTTATTTCAGTTTGGCAGGCTAATGCTAAGCAGTACTAGCATGACTATTTGGATTCTATTGAATTTGATAGATCATAATTGTGAAGCCAATAGCAGAGCGTTGAGTCTTTACGTCTTTACATGGTCACAAAATGTCTTCATGATATAAAAAACAACACATACGTTCTGGTGTGATTGTGCACGTGAAACATTTACAGCATGTCAGCGCTCAGAGAGGAAGACGATCCCTTGCAGCCTCTTTCAACTATGCTTGTGAAGTGGTTGTTGCATAAAACGTCAAAGTTTTACAACCGAGGCGTAGCCTCTCCTTCCTCGCTTCGGAGTGTTTATAGATGCAGatttggagtaaaaaaaaaaacctcatgagGGCTGCTGATCCCATGTTAACGGTGCCCTTGACCTGCCAATGTTAATGTTTACATGGCCAGATTAGGAATTGAGCCTTAAACTATTGCTCATTGACCTGTGTGCCTCTTTTAAGAACCTTGACATTCCCATCATCCGGTAAGTGAGGCCGCCATTTAATAAACTCATATTAAACAACCTTGTTAGAAACAATTATCAAAGATCAATTAGAGCTCGGCCCGTTTCTCAACCGTTATTATCAAATTATGCCGTGTACGATTTAGCTttatgtctgtttcttcttctgcgAGCTCCTCGCAGGCATTAACAGTTTTGTGCCTTAATGGCCAAAGTGAATATAGTGTTTGAGGAAATCTAATTCCCCGAGATCGCTTCTCTcctctgtgaccccccccccccctcgcaggGAGGGGAGAGCTGGTTAATTCATGCACACATGTGCCTGCCTATTCCTCCAGTGACAGGgccaggggaggaggaggggcacATGATAAATTGCCTTCCACCGGGGACCTCCGAACACAGCCACCATGATGTGGGTAAAAATGGAAATTGCTCCCTTTCACCGTCATTACATCAGTTTAGAGCGCGTGTGGGCTGAAGACAGATACACAGCGCGAGTTGACTTTGCTTCCTGTGACTGTCTGCTGCGTAATAAACAAGGGACAGGACATTAAAactatataggtgtgtgtgtgtgtgtgtgtgtgtgtgtgtgtgtgtgtgtgtgtgtgtgtgtgtgtgtgtgtatgtaaatagATGTAAATAGGTTGTCCCAGACTCGCGAGGGTTGAGAGAGATAAATGTGAGCTATGACCGGCCCCTCGTGTCCCCTCGCGTCTCCCTCTCCCCGTTTCCCCGCTGACTGATGTCTCTGGTGGGCCTCGGGCCGCCGAGCTGCAGGACAGGCTGGAGGCCGCGGCGCGCGCACAGCTGGCGATGGCACACACGTGTTCAACATGGCCGGAAACCCACACGACGATAGAAAGAAAGCCTATGTAGCCTCACATTTAGTCCTGGAAACATCGCAGTTGTAATATTTTGTTATTATTAACAATTTAGGTCTGTTGGTATTTTCGCCGTATCAGCTGTGAAGCTATGTGTCCGCGGGTTAGAGCGACATGGCTGCAGCTGACTAGCTTCGGCTACAGCCCGATGAAGAAAAAGCCCATTTGCATCTGCGTAATCCGGCGCTCTTGGGAGAGGGGGAAAACGAGAAGTCCCCCTCAAGCCTGCGTGGAAAGACGGACTCCTACGATTTAGGATTTGCAGGACTTTTGAAAACACGCGTCTGGGCCTTGTTGGCCAGCTCATGGACGCGTCCTCAGGCCAGACCGCGGATTTCCACTGATACACAGCATCTGATGCGACCCGGTCCCCTGTGGCGTACACACCAAGCCAACGCTGCAAACCGAAACGGGCAAGAAGAAAATCCATCAACTTTGGCCAAACTTTGAAAGTGAAACAGTAAAAGCTTTAAATAAGAAAGCTGCAGCGGCTCTGCAATGAGGTTTTTCTTCATAATATGGGAATGGGCCTCTAGCTTCGTAAGGGTTAcacgtttttttttaagttgaatAAAGAACATCCTACTTTGTGCCAACTTAATTATGAGTCTTGTTTTAACTGTTCATTAAAACAAAAATGACGACTCTAGTTTGAAGCCGCGCGGCTCTGCCGCGCCACGCGGTGCTGTCAGTGTTCATTGACAACAGACGTGATGATATAAAATATCGGCACCCTACATTTTTATATCCTAGCTTTGTGGTtaggtggatttttcccccccccaaaattttaATTCCCCCCACGATTTATAAAATGAAAAATACAACGAAAAGCACTTTAGACGGGACTCGCACGCGACAGTTTTGCTCAAACACgtgtacacacgcgcgcgcgcgcacacactcacgGATCGAAACCTGTTCAAATTCAACTTAAACGCCTTCACACTTTGGTACACATTTACGtgtaaacctgcacacacacacacacacacacacacacaaaaccattctCAGTCCCTGAAACGAAATTTAATCCGAAAACTGAAACCCGTGCACCCAGCTTCAaaacaatgttaaaaaaaatcttatcaaTAATTCGGTAGCCTATATGTAAACCGATGCGCACGAGAAGAGTAGGCCTGGCGACACGAAGACagcgatgcagagagagagacctacaggcagaaatgcggagagaaaaagacagaactgcagaaataatgaataataaaaaaaacatgtcacGAAATAACGTGTCACGACGTGCTGAAAATGACCGCTGTCAAGGTGATAATGGAAACGCGCTCGTGCCAGTCTTCGCACGTCACTCTTATTAATGAGCCCACTTCCCAAAAACGTCGATGCAACAAGAAATGATAACACCAAACACACAGTTCAATATCATGCACACTTGACGGAATGAGGCAGGCGCAGATGTGGAACAGAAtcgtttcttattttttttttctccagaatACATACAAAAAAATACCAATTCTCTCTCCATGGTATGTATACACCTGAAAAATAACGGCAACCGCAAATTGTGTGGACAATTTGGAATTTAAGAAACAAACATGCATGTAAATTATCTTCTTCTCAATGACACGTTAAATTATAACAATTACAATCATAGCGATTTCAAATTAACATCGAAATGAGGAACCCTACTTTATTAGTACTTCTACCAAGTGTGTTTTCACTTTATTAAACATAATGCACTTTCGAGTTGCTCAGATATCTTCCATTTGCAGCTATTATCGTCTGCTTTTAGCCgacataaataaatacagatgAGTCCACGGATCCGGTCCATAAGTGGAGCGCTGTTATAAAAGTCTTTATATTTGCATTCTTAGTACTATAAACTTCTCAAAGTCTAGATTTCTTCCTCACTGGTATCCAAGAGCCGACGCTGTCGTGAGTCTCTGGCCATACAGTGCATACGGAGAGTAGTAAGGGCCAGTGGCCGCCGGTACAGGAACGGGCCCCCCTGCAGTGGGTAGGGGGCTTTTGGAGTACGGGTGGTAACGGCTGCTGAGTCCTAACGCGTGGTGCGGGCTCCTTAACGCCAACGTCCCGGGGCTCCCGGGGGCTCCTGATGGCGGCATGTGCATATGGCAGGCCATGGCTGCCGCTGCAGCGCTGGCTAACGAAGAGGAGCCGGGGTAACCAGATATCAACTTCTCGGCCCCGGTAAAAGCGGTGTGCGTCCTCAGGTGATTCAGGAGCTCTTCCGAGGAGGAGAAACGCTTGTCGCATGGTCCATTTGCCGACACCCAGTTGCAAACGTGAGGGAGCGGGTCGTTGGGGAGCATGAAGCCGTATGGGTACAGCGGGTGTCCGCTAAATGACGGCGCCGTGGAGTGGACGCCGTGCAAGGGGTGCGTTGGATACATAAGTGGGTAGCCGGACTTGAGGGCGTTAGCGGCCGCCGCGGCTGCGGAGTCGTGCGTGCAGGAGGCGCTGGCTGCGCCCGCTAAGTGACTGGCACAATGGTAACTTAGACAGTAAGGGTCTCTGCAcaggctggctgacatgatggagggtGGAGAGGCCCCAGCTAAAGGACTCGATCCGGCCTTGCTGCATCCCAGAGAACTAGCCAGCTGTGCGTTGACCAAACTCCCTCCGTGGGGCAGGAAGTGTTGAGGGTAACCCGCATACGCCCCAGCCAAACTACCCGGGTAGGTCATACCAGCGGGAGGCAAGGGGAAAACTGTCTGCCCCGGCTTGTAAGGGGAAACTGGTGCCACAAGTCCTGACCCAAGAACGGACGCAGAGGACACGGAAGTTACAGACGGCGAttccgaggaggaggaggttttGGAGCCAGGCGTTGTCTCTTGGTGCTGGTTGACCTCCACATTAATTCCACCGCAACTCACGCTTATCCTGCTATGGCTAGTGGTGCCAGATCCGTCCGTCGAGCCGTTCTTATTACAATCGGAGTCCTTCTTGTCATCCCTCTCTCCGCATTTGCCCTCTGACGGCATGGGAGAGGCAGAGCTGCTGGAGTTGGGGCTGCCTGTCCGTGGCGTGAACGGCTGGCAGGTGGCGCTCGGCACTCGGAAACCAGACTTCTCTCCGCCCGAGACGCCCGACGACGACTCCTTTTTATCTGAGGGTTTAGAATAGGGTTTGAAGCTAGATTTGTCATCCACACCGATGTCACTCAGTTTCAAAGGGCCGGATTTAGATTCCTTGTCAGTAGATCCATTCGGTGTTCCGGAGGATAATTTGGAAGAAGGCGGCGGGTCCGGCTTGCCGATTTGAGAGCACGTCTGCGCCAGCAGTGCCAACGGACTTTTCTTGGCAtctagctgcaaaaaaaaaagacgagaTAGCAGTTGATAATTATAGTCAACGACGCAAACATCTACCtatatttcatttaattttctTTCTAAATCCGAGTTGAAATGAAATCCAAACATGTACCCTGGCATTTCCAAAACACTAAATTATGCACGACTTCACATCGAACAGCCGGCGACAAAACTACACTATAATTAGCCTGCTTACTCTTCTTATGTGGATCAAATACGCAGTGGAGTTATAGgtacaacaacaaaacaatctGGAATCACATTGTGTGGTTTTACCTCACCCGGACACGGCTGTCGCATTGTAAACCGACAGCGCAcgtaaaaaaaagcaacaaaaaaaagcacatgaacttgggaggcTTTTATCTCGTTTTTACAGCGTTTCGCTTACCTCGATGGGGCTGACCGGGGTAGAAGGCAAAGGCTGCAGATACTCTGGGTGCAAAATGTGTCCCGATCGTGCGGTAAGCATCTTCAAAACCTTGATGGGCAGTCGGCTGGCTTGTCGTAGCGGGTCAGACGGAGGTGCGGCGTGGAGAAAGGGCTCGTGGACGCTCGCGGAGCTGCTATTCCGAGAACCGCTTCTCCCCCAGGCGAAGAAAATAGTACTGGTGTTCAGGGCAGACACCGAGGGCGATGTGCTCATGTCCCAATTCTCAGGAAATGTAACGGCGATTCTTTCGTCAGATGCATTAAGGACATCAAAAAGAGCATCGAGCCtctctgtaaaaaaaacaaaaaaaaacaaaaaaacaaacaaacaaaaaagctttATAAACAGAGAAAAATCGCTCAGTAACGTGTAATCCAAGTGGCGGAGGAGGAAAGGCGCGGCAGCGGGGAAGCAGCGAGGGCGAGTTTATCGCGGCGGATCCGGAGCTGCGTATTGCACCATGAGCGGTCGCGCCGTGTGCGTCTGTCTGCCGGTCCGTGCTCTGTACTCCCGGAGTGCGTACTGGTTGAAATTTTCACTTCAAAAGCAGCTGAATTAGTCTGAGATTAAAGCCTTTGCCGCCTTCCAATCAAATGGGACCCTGAGGTGATTGGAGGGTCAAGGGGATGTGACGTTCTCCTCTTTGTAAGCCCCTCTATTTTGACAGCTCGGGGGAGGAGATAGCTTTGAATACTTTGGTTGCCGTGAACGCTTGCGTTATTTCTCGGCACAGCCCTGGACCGGTTGTCGCCATACACCCGAGATTAAACAAACCTGTAGTGAAATAACGATACAAGTCGTATGTCTTCGCCATGTCTGACTGTGACAGCCACGTCCCCTGTGCGTTTGAGAGAAACTGTAATCGCTGTCGTCATTTTATATTATCATGTAGCCCTCCTTTGACAAAACACTTACTTAATTTGACGTCAATCGACTGCAAGTCTGTGGTTTTGTTTAAAACGTATGTTAAAATGTCATTTGCCGAGAGAAAACAACGTTAACCTATTCAAGTCAAATTGTGCCCATATTACGCACGTGTCGGAGGGAGTTTTATTTTGCCGACAAACATGAGACCAACTGCTTCAGTTTGAATTCCCTAAACAGACAAGCGTTGACAGGAACAGACCAATGCAGTGATGGAGGGATGTGAATGTCACATGTTTTCAGTATAATATACACCGCCCTTCTATTTCTATCTCCACCCCTCCGTCAACTGTCAATTCTGCTCCACCGCAATCAATCAGTTATTTGTCAGACACTGTCAATCTGCGCTTGATTTATGTCAGCTATTGTAGCTGATTACATGCCAGCGTGACTAGGGGAAAAGGGACAAATGGGAAAAGGGGGCATTGTAGTAGAAACACACAGTTTGAGGAAAATAAATCACTCTCGTGCTGCATTTAATTTTGCAAATGCATTGACAACGGCCGGAGAGCGCTGCAAAACCTGAACCTCCTCTTTCTACAGATGTCCGCGGAGCCATAGTTAATAACTAGAGAACAGTTTCCCATTTCATTCTGCCGGCTTTTCACCGGAGCGGTGTAAGCTCGCCCGGTTCTCCCGTCACACACTTCGGAGTTGGCGTGAAACAAAACTCAAATAGTTCGTGATaacggggagagagaggggggggctccAGGGTCGCCCTATATGTTACTACCCTGATAACAGTTGACTCAACGCAAAGCAAAAATCCTTTATAACAGAAAACCTGCTTCGTTTTCAGTGTGAGAAACCACATGTCATTTTGTTAACCCAATATTTGTTATTAATCCAAAACTGATGGGTTTttttataataaaaaaaagaaaagaaaaaatgcaaATGTGCAACTTTTCTCCAATTGtgagcaactttttttttaaaattgtgaATATTGCCCCAATGGACACGTTGACATTTTGCTAGATCCATATAAACTAAAACCTCTTACCAACCAGGTGAaatgtccccccctcccccctaaacagaagGAGTACATCCGAAGGTAGCCTATATCCACAGCTGTATAGTAAAAGCCTGTCATCTGCTTATAGGACACGTTGTCATCTGCAGCCGGAATAACAAAGAGAGGGAACAAAAAAGAAACCTCACACATTCTGTATCGGTGTCAGCTCCATTTTATTTACATACAATAAAAAATGATTTATTTTCTTCAAGAGGTGGAAAAGCGGAGTgaagggaaagaaaagaaaagagagcagAAAAGAAGAGGGATGGTCTGTCAGGCCGTTGAGAAAAGAAGTGGAAAACGTCTTGTGAACTATTCACCTTCGCCGCTGAGATGGCTAATCAGCACTATTGAGGCTCCGGGGCAATTGGGCAGCGTTTCAAtgcggtgtttttttttctcttcctttaccCCTTTCATCTCAATCGAGATGGAGGCGCTCAATTAAAAGCCTATCAGTTTGTAAGTAAATCAACGCCTATCAAAGTTGTCACATCAAACAAAACGATTATTATTGTAGCCCGCCTCCGCCATTAATCTCTCTCTGTGGTAATCCGCTTGACAGGTCATCTTGGAGAGCAAGAAAACCTGGAGTGGACAGTCCACAtttagacaaaaaaacaaacaaaaaacaaacaaacaaaaaaactacgcTTCTTTAAAATGCTAAAATACCCTTCTGCAGACCAGGCTTAACAAGGTGTTTTCTCTATGTACTTTGGTTATCAAGAGTGAATCTTAGTAAATAATGTATACTACAGCTAAAGTAGTATAcattttagagagagagagagagagagagagagagaaaactatCCGGTGTTTTTAGGCCCACACTCGTCTCCAATAGGTGATGGGTGAAAGGAAAATAGTCACAATTGCATGCTCGTCACGTGAAATAACTGATTGCATGATAAAAACTGTTGacttaaaaaaatcaaattataGGAAGGGGGGTGGGTTCCCCAAATAAACCAGCTTCCTCTACTGCTATAGGTGAAATTATTTCCGTGTTTGTGTCTATCAGACTTTACTGGGGGGACGTTTCATCACAAGCTCGCTGTTTTCTGCAGCTCGTGACACAATATGTGAGTTATTATAGGGCAAAGAAGGGCAACCATAAATTTTCGATGTCAGGCAAAACCCCTCTTTATTGTCCATATGACGAATGGGCCTCTGCACTAGACACCAAATTCTCGGCTTTAGCCCTAAATGGGAACACGTTTTTTTTGCGACCATAATTCATTATATTTAAATAGAGTGTTTTAATGCTCCCATATATTTCATAACAGTGACATGTTTATGAATCACTCTCCGCGTGCAAAAATAATTATTTACATCACAGGCAGAGCTGCGTTACATTTGCAGGTCTATACTGTAGGCTATAACCTGGACTGGCACTGTATATTTGCGGAGTTTTGTGACTTAACTGCAAAAATGAAACAATTTAATCTGGAAAATATCTTTTGTTGTAACATTCAATTAAAAAGCTTCCCTGATTATGCACCCTACGACTGCCTCTTGTTAGAATGGAAATGTACATTTTTTCTGCACCAAGTGCTTTGCGAGGAGGTCACAACCTTATCATATAGTATCCGCTGACTTCATCCCAGTCACTTTTCATCAATTATTCTGAGACGACAGGTCGACTGAAAATATAAGCATTGCGATATTTGCGAATGCGCATTAGGCTAACTCCCATAGTGAATAAAAAGTAGATTACACaaagttaaaacaaaaaacagaacactgcaacaataaaaaaagacatgcatgaaaTAGAGAAGCTGCTTCAAACTTAAAGGAGGAGCATTAGGTCTTTTTTAAACGAGAGTCCGTGATACGACATTACCTGAAATTAAAGTCTACACATGCTCCGATGTAAACCAGCAGTGAACACTTTGAACGCAATGTAAATGTAGTCCTGGGTTTAATGTAGACCTCTACTCTGCATTGCACAGGTTCTACCCAACACACAACCGGTTCCTACTGTCAAACACGCGGCGGTGGAGCGCCACGAGAGCCCCCCGCTGAAAGCCAGGCGATCCCAACACGGCTCGGGCTCGAACGGGCTCGAAAGGAAAGCTGTTCCGTGTGTGGGCGGGGCGACGTGACGTCACCGCGGCGCCCTGCGACAGCGGGAGGGAGAGGTTGCGCAACAAGGGTTTTGAGTTTTTATAATGGTGTTAACACCTTTTATACCTACAATGTACCGGGCGATGACTTTCAAAAAAAAACTGCTGTCTTCACTAAACATGGTTTGAAAGGCGTGTGCGTCCTTGAAATAGAGTTTAATGCGATTTTTTTCGAACACGACACACACTGgttaaaataaatgttttttggtaAACGTTGACATGATTCAGATGATTACACAAATGTAtatcagttgttgtttttttagctgCAAGAGGCTTGTTTACCATCGTGTTGTTGGTGCAGTAAATCTACATATTGAGAtcagttaaaataaaaaaatctatgACCAGATGTATTTACAGGACCGAAATGGCAATAATATTGTTCAGCCAGAAAATGTTAGTGCGTTTggttgtaggtcaggtgacctgtCTTGTTCAAGATCTTAAAGCAAAAGTTTCACGTTTCCCACTTGCATTCTCCGTGGCAACTGCAGAGAGCTTCAAAGTGGGAAGACTCAGCTGTTGTGTTTGTCGGCTGTTTCGTTTATAGAACATTTTGAAATACACTTTACACATTACTTTCAAAATCACTACATAACAATGGCTAGAGATATTCAAGACCCAgtgtcgtcgtcatcatcatcatcatcatgaataGAGCCTTCTGCTTGTTTTGGTCTCTTGCTCTGTACCATGCAAACCATAATACTATACCATATATTATATTATCAAAAATCTAACCCAGGCTAGGCCATATATacattttacattttctcatttcgGTGAAACTCATATCCAGGAGACTCAGCAAGTAGcagatttttattttctattttgtcAATGCTACAGGCATCTCAGAGCACTAAGTAATCATATCAACATTTgacacatatattatatattatgtacCCTCAGTATGACTGAAGcagacagcaacaacaacaaaaccttatTGACTGGGCTTATGAAACGTTTTCTTACCTGTAGAGGAGTTTAACCAACTCTGAGGTATTTTATACATTTTTCTATAAGTCTACTTGTATAAGTACACTTTGGTTTGGCCCAACTGTTGCCCATTCACTTGAGATTTCATTACACTATATAATGTATTAAGGTAATAAAGGCACATTTGTGAAATAACGGTGGTATAGCAGAAATTATTATGAAGAAATCTCCCCCTGTCTGATAAGATGGCTTTGTTCATGTTCCCTCACGCAGACAGGAGCAGGTTATCTggactctgtctgtctggttaTAGTCACTTCCTACATGTATACGATGAAACAAGGCCTTTCATTGCATCAACATTAAGAGCTAGAACCTCTTCGATTTACAGCTCTAATTCTTCCTATACTTTGTTTCAGGCAATTTCATCACATTTCAGATTAGGTCAATTAAAACTTTAATGACCCCCGAGGGACAATGAGCCAACAGAGCAGCAAAACATTGagacatacaccgatcagccaaaacattaaaaccactgacaggtaagtgaataacatcgattatctcattacaatgtcacctgtcaaggggtgagaTATATTGGATAGCAAGAGAACAGTCTGATCTTGAAGTTGATTCATTAGAAGCAGGAAAAattggcaagtgtaaggatctgagtgattttgagaagggccaaattgtgatggctagacaactgggtcagaggtcagagcatctccaaaacaacaAGTCTTgttgggtgttcccggtatgcagtgctcaatacctaccaaaagttgtccaaggaaggacaaccggtgaattggcgacagggtcatgggtgcccaaggctcactgatgcgctTGGGGAGCAAAGGGTAGtctgtctggtccaatcccacagaagagctactgtagctcaaattactGAAACAGTTaaagctggctatgatagacaggtatcagaacacacagtgcatcgcagcttgctgtgtatggggctgtgtagccacagattAGTCAGGgtgcccacgatgacccctgtccactgtcgaaagcacctacaatgggcacgtgagaatcagaactggacc encodes the following:
- the znf503 gene encoding zinc finger protein 503 → MSTSPSVSALNTSTIFFAWGRSGSRNSSSASVHEPFLHAAPPSDPLRQASRLPIKVLKMLTARSGHILHPEYLQPLPSTPVSPIELDAKKSPLALLAQTCSQIGKPDPPPSSKLSSGTPNGSTDKESKSGPLKLSDIGVDDKSSFKPYSKPSDKKESSSGVSGGEKSGFRVPSATCQPFTPRTGSPNSSSSASPMPSEGKCGERDDKKDSDCNKNGSTDGSGTTSHSRISVSCGGINVEVNQHQETTPGSKTSSSSESPSVTSVSSASVLGSGLVAPVSPYKPGQTVFPLPPAGMTYPGSLAGAYAGYPQHFLPHGGSLVNAQLASSLGCSKAGSSPLAGASPPSIMSASLCRDPYCLSYHCASHLAGAASASCTHDSAAAAAANALKSGYPLMYPTHPLHGVHSTAPSFSGHPLYPYGFMLPNDPLPHVCNWVSANGPCDKRFSSSEELLNHLRTHTAFTGAEKLISGYPGSSSLASAAAAAMACHMHMPPSGAPGSPGTLALRSPHHALGLSSRYHPYSKSPLPTAGGPVPVPAATGPYYSPYALYGQRLTTASALGYQ